The following proteins come from a genomic window of Campylobacter coli 76339:
- a CDS encoding Preprotein translocase subunit YajC (TC 3.A.5.1.1) produces the protein MAENSILTSLLPLVVLFAIFYFLVIRPQQKQAKAHKQMLESLQKGDKIITNGGLICEVVKPEDDFIKVKLNEDNVTAKISREFIAKKIDA, from the coding sequence ATGGCAGAAAATTCAATTTTAACTTCATTGTTACCTCTTGTTGTGCTATTTGCAATTTTTTATTTTTTGGTTATAAGACCACAACAAAAACAAGCAAAAGCACATAAGCAAATGCTAGAATCCCTTCAAAAAGGCGATAAGATTATCACCAATGGTGGGCTTATCTGTGAGGTCGTAAAACCAGAGGACGATTTTATCAAAGTTAAGCTTAATGAAGACAATGTTACTGCAAAAATTTCAAGAGAATTTATAGCAAAGAAAATTGATGCGTAA
- a CDS encoding S-adenosylmethionine synthetase: MKNDKNSRVASEVFVAGNKVVIGGEVKSNHKLSKVDYDNLVKNVLKNIGYDGAGYFSKEQCLHPDEVDVMVFLNEQSPDINQGVDQEDGETGAGDQGIMFGFASCEAKEYMPAAISYARVLCDKVYAYAKAHPQELGVDIKTQVTIDYGTKANFENCKPQSIHTIVVSAPCVESMKIEDLRALINKLILESDLPKELFNPEKTRILINPTGKYVNHSSLHDSGLTGRKLIVDSFGGYAPIGGGAQSSKDYTKVDRSGLYAGRWLAKNIVAAGLAKKCIVQLSYAIGIAKPTSVSVDCMGTNTGVNDDILSEFVMQNFSLTPNWIRDKFGLDKPSKETFLYADVAARGQVGQKDYPWEKLDALDQFKSLIK, from the coding sequence TTGAAAAATGACAAAAATTCAAGGGTGGCGAGTGAGGTTTTTGTCGCAGGAAACAAGGTTGTGATAGGAGGAGAAGTTAAATCAAATCACAAGCTTAGTAAGGTTGATTACGATAATTTAGTTAAAAATGTTTTGAAAAATATAGGCTATGATGGAGCGGGATATTTTAGCAAAGAGCAATGCTTGCATCCTGATGAAGTTGATGTTATGGTATTTTTGAATGAACAAAGCCCTGATATTAATCAAGGTGTAGATCAAGAAGATGGCGAAACGGGTGCTGGGGATCAAGGTATTATGTTTGGTTTTGCAAGTTGTGAAGCTAAAGAGTATATGCCAGCGGCTATAAGCTATGCAAGAGTACTTTGCGATAAGGTTTATGCTTATGCAAAAGCTCATCCACAAGAGCTGGGTGTAGATATTAAAACTCAAGTGACTATTGATTATGGCACAAAGGCAAATTTTGAAAATTGCAAACCGCAAAGTATTCATACTATTGTTGTTTCTGCGCCTTGTGTTGAAAGTATGAAAATAGAGGATTTAAGAGCTTTGATAAATAAATTAATCCTAGAGAGTGATTTACCTAAAGAACTTTTTAATCCTGAAAAAACTAGAATTTTGATCAATCCAACAGGAAAATATGTCAATCACTCTTCTTTACATGATAGTGGTTTAACCGGAAGAAAACTTATAGTAGATAGTTTTGGAGGATATGCTCCTATAGGAGGGGGTGCACAATCTAGCAAGGATTATACTAAGGTTGATAGAAGTGGACTTTATGCAGGTAGATGGCTTGCTAAAAATATAGTCGCAGCAGGACTTGCTAAAAAGTGTATAGTTCAACTCAGCTATGCTATAGGCATTGCTAAACCTACTTCTGTAAGCGTAGATTGTATGGGAACTAATACAGGAGTAAATGATGATATTTTAAGCGAATTTGTAATGCAAAATTTCTCTTTGACTCCAAATTGGATTCGTGATAAATTTGGTCTTGATAAACCTAGTAAAGAAACTTTCCTTTATGCTGATGTAGCAGCTCGCGGACAAGTAGGACAAAAGGATTATCCTTGGGAAAAACTTGATGCGCTAGATCAATTTAAGAGTTTAATCAAATAA
- a CDS encoding Apolipoprotein N-acyltransferase / Copper homeostasis protein CutE, whose protein sequence is MKLKLNFLPYFSFIPKKLNTNSTIFKIIKVFFIAFLLSNCIYLSFFENIFTQTISSFLAIWGLVLLLKSKSPKQYFWIGFFVGVLWFWWIGLSSIYFDLNYLVPVVIILIGIVYGILFRICYLLKFDFLRLCGIFCLSFIHPLGFDWLNWGIYTVYGFFDSSYRGIICIFLLAYIIHENYISRYYKIAILLIVFSIGFQYDEKKSEDLNLSYKLISTDISQDQKFLQENVSINSDNLIKEIIQAINEKKELIILPETAFAFDLKSTPYEKILKELSRQIIIITGAFNVQDNKTYNSTYIFKGGNSYILNKHFLVPFGEEIPFFKETIQKYFLPNTAEFDQGPLQSKYKLNDQVITNAICYEATKEQNYKNSKIIIAISNNAWFNYSSEYKLQQLLMKFYASKYGVSVYHATNGKESAVIKPKERLDLEWKKFFYKFFGEK, encoded by the coding sequence ATGAAGTTAAAATTGAATTTTCTGCCATATTTTTCCTTTATTCCAAAAAAATTAAATACTAATTCTACCATTTTTAAAATAATAAAAGTCTTTTTTATAGCATTTTTACTTTCAAATTGTATTTATTTATCTTTTTTTGAAAATATTTTTACTCAAACCATCAGCTCATTTCTTGCGATTTGGGGCTTGGTTTTACTTTTAAAAAGCAAAAGTCCTAAGCAATATTTTTGGATAGGATTTTTTGTAGGGGTGCTCTGGTTTTGGTGGATAGGGCTTTCTTCGATTTATTTTGACTTAAATTATTTAGTACCTGTAGTTATTATCCTTATAGGTATAGTTTATGGGATACTCTTTAGAATTTGCTATTTACTTAAATTTGACTTTTTGAGGCTTTGTGGAATTTTTTGTTTAAGCTTTATTCATCCTTTAGGTTTTGATTGGCTTAATTGGGGAATTTATACTGTATACGGTTTTTTTGATTCTAGCTACCGTGGTATTATCTGCATTTTTTTATTAGCATATATTATTCATGAAAATTATATTTCAAGATATTATAAAATTGCTATTCTTTTGATTGTATTTTCTATAGGTTTTCAATACGATGAAAAAAAATCAGAAGATTTAAATCTATCCTATAAACTTATTTCTACAGATATATCTCAAGATCAAAAATTCCTTCAAGAAAATGTATCTATAAATTCAGACAATTTAATCAAAGAAATTATCCAAGCTATCAATGAAAAAAAAGAACTCATCATCTTGCCAGAAACTGCTTTTGCATTTGATCTTAAAAGCACTCCATATGAAAAAATATTAAAAGAATTATCACGCCAAATTATTATTATAACTGGAGCATTTAATGTGCAAGATAATAAAACTTACAATAGCACATATATTTTCAAAGGAGGCAATAGCTATATACTCAATAAACATTTTTTAGTACCTTTTGGCGAAGAAATTCCATTTTTTAAAGAAACAATACAAAAATACTTTTTGCCCAATACAGCAGAATTTGATCAAGGACCATTACAAAGCAAATACAAACTCAATGATCAAGTTATCACTAATGCTATTTGTTATGAAGCTACAAAAGAACAAAATTATAAAAATTCAAAAATTATCATAGCCATAAGCAATAATGCTTGGTTTAACTACTCTAGCGAATACAAGCTTCAACAATTATTGATGAAATTTTACGCAAGCAAATACGGAGTTAGTGTTTATCATGCCACAAACGGTAAAGAAAGTGCGGTAATTAAACCCAAAGAAAGATTAGATCTAGAATGGAAAAAGTTTTTTTATAAATTTTTTGGTGAAAAATAA
- a CDS encoding Protein-export membrane protein SecD (TC 3.A.5.1.1), with protein MRNSKITYRLVVFIAVFIFGVVFSLPSFLQSERGAKINLGLDLQGGLYMLLGVDNQEAVKSKIKSVASSLSYSFNKENILNDGLNIHDDSLDFTLLDNADIVKTENLLKEINGLNVQREDMHYVISFTPEEVKSIENFALLQAVETIRNRLDQFGLAEPTVAKQGEDKILVELAGIKTKEDELRAKERITKAAHLQLMEVDDSKMNQASSMSDAEAASYGLVLVPDSRNPNLKYPLKNIPILDGSMLTDARVGLSDKSNYPVINFTLNAEGSKKFADYTGANVGKRLAIVLDNKVYSAPSINERIGGGSGQISGAFTQEEARDVAVALRSGALLAPVKLLEQRSIGPSLGADSIKMSMIALIGASIFIVVFMVLYYGMAGIFANIAMLVNVLVVVAVMAMFGATLTLPGMAGLVLTVGMAVDANVIINERIRELLREGVNIKTSIEQGYKNAMSAIIDSNITSLVTSIALYAYGTGAVKGFAVTLGIGIVVSMITAIWGTHGMFDYFMRRIEKSNNTRFWFGYRRK; from the coding sequence ATGCGTAATTCTAAAATCACTTATCGATTGGTTGTTTTTATCGCGGTATTTATCTTTGGGGTTGTTTTTTCGCTCCCTTCTTTTTTGCAATCCGAGCGAGGAGCGAAAATCAATTTAGGGCTTGATTTGCAAGGCGGGCTTTATATGCTTTTGGGTGTAGATAATCAAGAAGCTGTAAAGTCCAAAATCAAATCCGTCGCCTCTTCTTTGAGTTATTCTTTTAATAAAGAGAATATTTTAAATGATGGATTAAATATTCATGATGATAGTTTAGATTTTACTTTGTTGGATAATGCAGATATAGTTAAGACTGAGAATTTGCTTAAGGAAATTAATGGACTTAATGTACAAAGAGAAGATATGCATTATGTGATTTCTTTTACCCCAGAAGAGGTTAAAAGCATAGAAAATTTCGCTCTTTTGCAAGCAGTTGAGACTATTAGAAATCGTTTAGATCAATTTGGTTTAGCAGAGCCGACGGTTGCAAAACAAGGTGAAGATAAAATTCTAGTCGAGTTAGCAGGAATTAAAACCAAAGAAGACGAGTTAAGAGCTAAAGAGCGCATTACTAAAGCAGCTCATTTGCAACTCATGGAAGTGGATGATTCTAAAATGAACCAAGCTTCTAGTATGAGTGATGCTGAAGCAGCGAGTTATGGACTTGTTTTAGTTCCTGATTCTAGAAATCCAAATTTAAAATATCCTTTAAAAAACATTCCTATTTTAGATGGCTCTATGCTTACAGATGCTAGGGTAGGACTTAGCGATAAGAGTAATTATCCTGTTATTAATTTTACTTTAAATGCTGAAGGTTCTAAGAAATTTGCTGATTATACGGGAGCAAATGTTGGAAAGCGTTTGGCTATTGTGCTAGATAATAAAGTATATTCTGCTCCATCGATTAATGAACGCATAGGTGGTGGAAGTGGTCAAATCAGCGGAGCTTTTACTCAAGAAGAAGCGCGAGATGTGGCTGTAGCTTTAAGAAGCGGGGCTTTATTGGCACCGGTTAAACTTTTAGAGCAAAGAAGTATAGGTCCATCTTTGGGCGCTGATAGTATTAAAATGAGTATGATAGCTCTTATAGGTGCTTCGATTTTTATCGTAGTATTTATGGTGCTTTATTATGGTATGGCAGGAATTTTTGCCAATATCGCAATGCTCGTTAATGTTTTGGTTGTTGTGGCTGTGATGGCAATGTTTGGTGCAACCTTGACCTTACCAGGTATGGCAGGACTTGTTTTAACTGTGGGCATGGCTGTTGATGCCAATGTTATTATCAATGAGCGTATTCGAGAGCTTTTACGCGAGGGTGTGAACATTAAGACAAGTATAGAGCAAGGTTATAAAAATGCTATGAGTGCGATAATAGATTCTAATATCACCTCTCTTGTAACCTCCATAGCGCTTTATGCTTATGGAACAGGTGCTGTTAAAGGATTTGCGGTGACTTTAGGAATTGGTATTGTTGTTTCTATGATTACTGCTATTTGGGGAACGCATGGAATGTTTGATTATTTTATGCGCCGCATTGAAAAAAGTAATAATACAAGATTTTGGTTTGGTTATAGGAGAAAATAA
- a CDS encoding Sodium/dicarboxylate symporter, with protein MFSRLVQSYVKGSLILQICAGIILGILVGISSKEIAEVVNLLGVLFTNALKAIAPILVFVLILTSICTRDFSQSSSKIRNIVILYIVGTFLAAACAVIVSFMFPVELILEGVQKAENTSPMHLNEIFKNLLLNIVDNPINALSNGNYLGILAWAIGGGIALKNCSKEAKQIFVDINEGVLKIVKFIVKLAPFGIFGLVANSVAQTGAQGLLSYAKLLVLLVLTMLFVAFVINALIVFIYTRKNPFPLIFICLRHSAFFAFFTRSSAANIPVNMALCAKLGINKEFYSISIPLGATINMAGAAVTIAILSLSTAHSVGIQVSFLQAFLLSIIATFAACGASGVAGGSLLLIPLACSLFNIDYDIAMKVVAIGFIIGVVQDSVETALNSSTDVLFSAICSKDELNYDIR; from the coding sequence ATGTTCTCAAGACTAGTTCAAAGTTACGTAAAAGGCAGTCTCATTCTTCAAATCTGCGCAGGTATAATTTTAGGTATACTTGTAGGAATAAGCTCTAAAGAAATAGCCGAAGTTGTAAATTTATTAGGTGTTTTATTTACCAATGCTTTAAAGGCCATAGCTCCTATCCTTGTTTTTGTACTTATTTTAACCTCAATTTGCACAAGAGATTTTTCTCAAAGCAGTTCCAAGATAAGAAATATTGTTATTTTATACATTGTAGGAACTTTTTTAGCAGCAGCATGTGCAGTGATTGTAAGTTTTATGTTTCCTGTAGAATTAATTCTAGAAGGAGTTCAAAAGGCAGAAAATACCTCTCCTATGCATCTAAATGAAATTTTTAAAAATTTGCTTTTAAATATAGTAGATAATCCTATCAATGCACTTTCAAATGGGAATTATTTAGGAATTTTAGCTTGGGCTATAGGTGGCGGTATAGCTTTGAAAAATTGTTCAAAAGAAGCAAAGCAAATTTTTGTAGATATTAATGAAGGGGTTTTAAAAATTGTTAAATTTATAGTAAAGCTTGCTCCTTTTGGAATTTTTGGCTTGGTAGCCAATTCTGTAGCACAAACAGGAGCACAAGGTTTATTAAGTTATGCAAAACTCTTGGTATTGCTTGTGCTTACTATGCTTTTTGTTGCTTTTGTAATCAATGCTTTAATTGTTTTCATTTACACTAGAAAAAATCCTTTCCCTTTGATTTTTATCTGCTTAAGACACAGTGCTTTTTTTGCTTTTTTTACAAGAAGCTCGGCTGCAAACATTCCTGTAAATATGGCGCTTTGTGCTAAACTTGGGATCAATAAAGAATTTTACAGCATCTCCATCCCTCTTGGAGCAACGATAAATATGGCAGGCGCAGCAGTAACCATAGCTATATTAAGCCTTAGCACCGCACATAGTGTTGGCATACAAGTAAGTTTTTTACAAGCCTTTTTATTAAGTATTATTGCTACTTTTGCAGCTTGTGGTGCAAGTGGCGTAGCAGGAGGCTCGCTTTTACTCATCCCTTTAGCTTGCTCTTTATTTAATATCGACTATGATATTGCCATGAAAGTAGTTGCAATAGGGTTTATCATAGGCGTGGTACAAGATAGCGTTGAAACAGCGCTCAATAGCTCAACGGATGTTTTATTTAGTGCTATTTGTTCCAAAGATGAGCTAAATTATGACATAAGGTAA
- a CDS encoding Aspartate carbamoyltransferase translates to MRHLITTKDFTDSEIMELFEEARDFLDEKPRTLLEGKSITTIFFENSTRTLSSFESAARRLGAKILRLDVSRSSSSKGETLYDTAANLDAMSPSAIIIRHANSGVPHILASHMHCPVVNGGDGKHAHPTQALLDLFTIYEHFKGDIKGRKILIVGDIKNSRVASSNAELLTRFGLDITLVAPPHFMPHSPLKKSYSLNDELISKADIIMSLRTQTERHNKIIYGSLKDYANDFCIKLDLVKDKKLILLHPGPVHRNIDISDEMMDDERSLILKQVKNGVAIRMAVLKKLILEN, encoded by the coding sequence ATGAGACATCTCATCACAACAAAAGATTTTACTGATAGCGAGATAATGGAGCTTTTTGAAGAAGCAAGAGATTTTTTAGATGAAAAACCTAGAACCTTACTCGAAGGCAAAAGCATTACAACAATATTCTTTGAAAATTCTACGCGCACACTCTCTTCCTTTGAAAGTGCTGCAAGAAGACTAGGAGCTAAAATCCTACGCCTTGATGTTTCAAGATCGAGCTCTAGCAAGGGTGAAACACTCTATGATACAGCGGCTAATTTAGATGCTATGAGTCCTAGCGCAATCATTATAAGACATGCAAATTCAGGGGTGCCTCATATTTTAGCTTCTCATATGCATTGCCCTGTTGTAAATGGTGGAGATGGCAAACATGCACACCCTACTCAAGCTCTACTTGATCTTTTTACAATTTATGAACATTTTAAAGGCGATATCAAAGGTAGGAAAATCTTAATCGTAGGAGATATTAAAAATTCAAGGGTTGCCTCTTCAAATGCCGAACTTTTAACAAGATTTGGCTTGGATATCACCCTTGTAGCGCCACCTCATTTTATGCCTCATTCACCCTTGAAAAAATCCTATTCTTTAAATGATGAACTGATCTCAAAAGCTGATATTATAATGAGTCTAAGAACACAAACAGAAAGACATAATAAAATCATTTATGGCTCTTTAAAAGATTATGCGAATGACTTTTGTATCAAACTTGATTTAGTCAAAGATAAAAAGCTCATCTTGCTCCATCCTGGCCCTGTACATAGAAATATCGATATAAGCGATGAAATGATGGATGATGAAAGATCTTTGATTTTAAAACAAGTTAAAAACGGTGTTGCAATCAGAATGGCTGTTTTAAAAAAATTAATCTTAGAAAACTGA
- a CDS encoding Oligoendopeptidase F, producing MLTWDLDVLFKNEHELENTTQNYIQQSKEFKKNYSTALDKLNPDNFLSALKEYEHLHLILSKIMTYAYLCFAKDSSKGSFYAKYEQECKKIEENLLFFELEFCELSEEKTKELIEFCKGYDFYLQNLIQNKHYNLSQKEERVMLYLSNTGANAFSRLFDESIAALKIPFEGNKLSEEEILSKLYNNDRKIRKKAAKKFTKALDKNLNLLTFIFNMIKTELSNICKLRGYESAETPRHLQNQITQQSVDSLIQTTQKHFYLVSNFYKRKKQILGFNKLKDYDRYAPIGKEAKFSFEESKKIILNAFYDFSPVFGDIAKEAFEKGWIDVYPQDKKQSGAFSHSATPDAHPFILLNYTDGRRDLFTLAHELGHTIHQKLSYSVSFLNQNTPLTTAETASVFAEMLVFDYVKNKLKKEELLALYAAKIEDIFATLYRQINFTCFERRIHANENELKSEEISQIWMEESQKMFGESVELSKNYALWWSYIPHFIHSPFYCYAYAYAQLLVLALYGLYKSNTCTDFKELYIKMLSLGGSVSPKELVGMFGFDIEDKSFWEIGIIEIKKLIDEFMRLK from the coding sequence ATGTTAACTTGGGACTTAGATGTATTGTTTAAAAACGAACATGAGCTAGAAAATACAACGCAAAACTATATTCAACAGTCTAAAGAATTCAAAAAAAACTATTCTACCGCTTTAGATAAATTAAACCCTGATAACTTTCTCAGCGCTCTAAAAGAATACGAGCATTTGCATTTAATACTTTCAAAAATTATGACTTATGCTTATTTATGCTTTGCTAAAGATAGTTCTAAGGGTTCTTTTTATGCTAAATATGAGCAAGAATGTAAAAAAATAGAAGAAAATTTATTATTTTTTGAATTAGAATTTTGTGAGCTTAGCGAGGAAAAAACTAAAGAATTGATTGAATTTTGCAAAGGTTATGATTTTTACTTGCAAAATCTCATTCAAAACAAACACTATAATCTAAGCCAAAAAGAAGAACGCGTAATGCTTTATCTTTCGAATACAGGAGCAAATGCTTTTAGTAGATTATTTGATGAAAGTATAGCTGCACTAAAAATTCCTTTTGAAGGCAATAAACTTAGCGAGGAAGAAATTTTAAGCAAACTTTACAATAATGACAGAAAGATAAGAAAAAAAGCTGCTAAAAAATTTACCAAAGCCCTTGATAAGAATTTAAATTTGCTCACTTTTATTTTCAATATGATTAAGACAGAGCTAAGCAATATCTGTAAATTACGCGGATATGAAAGCGCAGAAACTCCAAGACACTTGCAAAATCAAATCACCCAGCAAAGTGTTGATTCACTAATTCAAACAACACAAAAACATTTTTACCTCGTATCTAATTTCTATAAAAGAAAAAAACAAATTTTAGGTTTTAACAAACTTAAAGACTATGATCGTTATGCGCCCATTGGCAAAGAAGCAAAATTCAGTTTTGAAGAAAGCAAAAAAATCATTCTAAACGCTTTTTATGATTTTTCCCCTGTTTTTGGAGATATTGCAAAAGAAGCATTTGAAAAAGGTTGGATAGATGTTTATCCACAAGATAAAAAACAAAGTGGCGCTTTTTCACATTCGGCCACTCCGGATGCTCATCCTTTTATCTTGCTAAATTATACAGACGGAAGACGTGATCTTTTTACGCTCGCTCATGAATTAGGACACACTATACATCAAAAACTTTCTTATAGTGTTTCTTTTTTAAATCAAAACACTCCTTTAACTACAGCTGAAACTGCTTCAGTATTTGCTGAAATGTTGGTATTTGATTATGTTAAAAACAAGCTCAAAAAAGAAGAATTATTAGCACTTTATGCTGCAAAAATTGAAGATATTTTCGCCACTCTTTATAGACAGATTAATTTCACTTGTTTTGAAAGACGCATTCATGCTAATGAAAACGAGCTAAAAAGTGAAGAAATTTCTCAAATTTGGATGGAAGAATCTCAAAAAATGTTTGGCGAAAGCGTGGAATTGAGTAAAAATTATGCCCTTTGGTGGAGCTATATTCCTCATTTTATCCATAGCCCTTTTTATTGTTATGCTTATGCTTATGCCCAGCTTTTAGTACTCGCACTTTATGGGCTTTACAAAAGCAATACTTGCACCGATTTTAAAGAACTTTATATAAAAATGCTTTCTCTTGGAGGAAGCGTGAGTCCAAAAGAACTTGTGGGAATGTTTGGGTTTGATATAGAAGATAAGAGCTTTTGGGAAATAGGTATAATAGAAATCAAAAAACTTATCGATGAATTTATGAGGCTAAAATAA
- a CDS encoding ATP-dependent DNA helicase UvrD/PcrA/Rep, epsilon proteobacterial type 2 — MNLFTGLNESQKEAASHIDGPMLILAGAGSGKTKTITTRLAYMIGEVGIPAINTLTLTFTNKAASVMKNRALDLLNSNKNPLLCTFHKFGLLFLKLHIERLGRKNNFIIIDNDDSKKILKELINDDKTSPHQILQFISHFKNESKSVQDVFNDLELLKDNEIKHQALQKIAIYYQNYQEYLLKHNFVDFDDLLLLTNTLLENDQNFAKEQSSFYRYITVDEYQDTNALQYKILKNLCCVHENICVVGDDDQSIYSWRGAKIENILNFQSEFSNVKLVKLEQNYRSVGMILKAANNLISHNKKRLGKTLLCTKDEGEDVQILSSDNEKIESALVAKKIKELLNTGVYAGEIAVLFRINALSRSIEEAFMKEKIPYKLLSGMRFYERLEIKDLICYFRILINPNDDLSFKRIINRPKRSIGEKALQNLEDYAQKRKISLFEALCESDGGVGIFSLKKAQNEAKKFIQNIYKLREYSDLKKMIENFEELFALKEFYALQEDGDERVLNIDEFYASIKEKIKEEPQTTLEDILSEISLLSDQDGIEGECVYLMSVHASKGLEFDHVFIVGLEEGFFPLNESDIEEERRLAYVAITRAKKCLSLSIAKSRFYRGSRTELDSSRFLEESQLTKKISMNKTEQGYHKGDLVKHKIFGIGRVISVNKSAKEEKLTINFGGIERIIMASFVEKAV; from the coding sequence ATGAATTTATTTACGGGTTTAAATGAAAGCCAAAAAGAAGCTGCGAGCCATATCGATGGCCCTATGCTTATACTTGCGGGTGCAGGTAGTGGTAAAACCAAAACAATCACAACGCGTCTTGCCTATATGATTGGAGAGGTTGGAATTCCTGCTATCAATACCCTAACCCTAACCTTTACAAATAAAGCTGCAAGCGTAATGAAAAATAGAGCTTTAGATCTTCTTAATAGCAATAAAAACCCTTTACTTTGCACTTTTCATAAATTTGGTTTATTGTTTTTAAAACTCCATATAGAAAGACTAGGAAGAAAAAATAATTTTATTATCATCGATAATGATGATTCTAAAAAAATTTTAAAAGAACTCATTAATGATGATAAAACTAGCCCTCATCAAATTCTTCAATTTATCTCGCATTTTAAAAATGAAAGCAAGAGTGTTCAGGATGTATTTAACGATCTAGAATTATTAAAAGATAATGAAATCAAACATCAAGCCTTGCAAAAAATCGCTATTTATTATCAAAATTATCAAGAATATTTACTTAAGCACAATTTCGTAGATTTTGATGATCTTTTACTTTTGACTAATACTCTTTTAGAAAATGATCAAAATTTCGCCAAAGAGCAAAGTTCTTTTTATCGTTATATCACAGTCGATGAATACCAAGATACCAATGCTTTGCAATACAAAATTCTTAAAAATCTTTGCTGTGTTCATGAAAATATATGCGTTGTAGGCGATGATGATCAAAGTATTTATAGCTGGCGTGGTGCAAAAATAGAAAATATTTTAAATTTTCAAAGTGAATTTTCAAATGTAAAACTTGTTAAATTAGAGCAAAATTATCGTTCTGTGGGTATGATTTTAAAGGCTGCTAACAATCTAATATCACACAATAAAAAACGCCTTGGAAAAACCCTACTTTGCACAAAGGATGAGGGCGAAGATGTTCAAATTTTAAGTTCAGATAATGAAAAAATCGAAAGTGCATTGGTGGCTAAAAAAATCAAAGAGCTTTTAAATACAGGTGTTTATGCTGGAGAAATTGCTGTTTTATTTCGCATCAATGCTCTTTCAAGATCCATAGAAGAAGCTTTTATGAAGGAAAAAATTCCTTATAAATTGCTAAGTGGAATGCGTTTTTATGAAAGGCTTGAAATTAAAGATCTCATTTGCTATTTTAGAATTTTAATCAACCCTAATGATGATTTATCCTTTAAACGCATTATTAATAGACCTAAAAGAAGTATAGGTGAAAAAGCTTTACAAAATTTAGAAGATTACGCACAAAAAAGAAAAATTTCACTCTTTGAAGCATTATGCGAAAGCGATGGCGGTGTGGGAATTTTTTCTCTTAAAAAAGCACAAAATGAAGCAAAAAAATTCATACAAAATATTTACAAACTTAGAGAATATTCTGATTTGAAAAAAATGATTGAAAATTTTGAAGAACTTTTTGCTCTTAAAGAATTTTACGCTCTTCAAGAAGATGGCGATGAGCGCGTATTAAATATTGATGAATTTTATGCAAGTATTAAAGAAAAAATAAAAGAAGAACCGCAAACAACCCTAGAAGATATTTTAAGTGAAATTTCACTGCTAAGCGATCAAGATGGAATTGAAGGAGAATGCGTATATCTTATGAGTGTACATGCGAGCAAGGGTTTGGAATTTGATCATGTATTTATCGTAGGGCTTGAGGAAGGATTTTTTCCTTTGAATGAAAGCGATATAGAAGAAGAAAGACGCCTTGCGTATGTAGCCATCACTCGTGCTAAAAAATGCCTATCGCTAAGCATTGCAAAATCTCGTTTTTACCGAGGAAGTCGCACGGAATTAGACTCTAGTCGTTTTTTAGAAGAAAGTCAATTAACAAAAAAAATCTCTATGAATAAAACCGAACAAGGATATCACAAAGGAGATCTAGTGAAGCATAAAATTTTTGGCATAGGACGCGTTATTAGTGTCAACAAAAGTGCAAAAGAAGAAAAACTTACTATAAATTTTGGCGGAATAGAACGCATTATTATGGCAAGTTTTGTGGAAAAAGCCGTATGA